The Sinomicrobium kalidii genome contains a region encoding:
- a CDS encoding FKBP-type peptidyl-prolyl cis-trans isomerase has product MTKVKANDTVRVHYTGKLTNGQVFDSSADRDPLEIQLGQGSLIPGFEQGLIDMEVNEKKTVTVPKEEAYGEVREDLFHSVKKEELPPNITPEVGMGLVAKNPDGSEYQLRVAKVEEEHVVLDGNHPLAGQDLVFDLELVEIK; this is encoded by the coding sequence ATGACTAAAGTAAAAGCAAACGACACGGTAAGAGTACATTACACGGGAAAATTAACAAACGGGCAGGTGTTTGACAGCTCTGCAGACCGGGACCCTCTGGAGATACAACTGGGCCAGGGAAGTCTTATTCCGGGTTTTGAGCAAGGGCTTATAGACATGGAGGTCAATGAAAAGAAAACGGTGACCGTTCCTAAAGAAGAAGCCTACGGTGAAGTGCGTGAAGATCTTTTCCACTCTGTTAAGAAAGAAGAACTGCCTCCAAACATTACTCCCGAAGTAGGTATGGGACTGGTCGCCAAAAACCCTGACGGTTCGGAATACCAGTTGCGTGTTGCCAAGGTAGAGGAAGAACATGTTGTGCTTGACGGAAACCATCCGCTGGCCGGCCAGGATCTGGTATTTGACCTGGAACTTGTTGAGATAAAATAA
- a CDS encoding D-TA family PLP-dependent enzyme has protein sequence MENWYAIADIQQIDSPSVVLYESHLDHNLRQMLKMVNNDTGRLRPHLKTNKMPEVVRRMMGFGMKNFKTSTIAEAEMAAKESAESVLIAHQLVGPKINRFFDLIHRFPATDFYTIVDNPYSADMLNTKASAAGKEVPVYIDINNGMNRSGTEPGPGIVKLADRIKECKFLKLNGLHVYDGHHRDTDYTVRKEKLERGFRDVQDIYDELKQSYPHLQLVSGGTPAFTTHRLAEDRICSPGTCVFWDWGYDEKLTEQEFKFAVLLVSRVISKPARGIVTIDLGHKAVAAENPVDRRVKFLNLSGYELLSQSEEHGVLKVKDWENIRVGDVLYGVPYHICPTINLYDEIPVIAEGNKTGVWEITARKRRITV, from the coding sequence ATGGAAAACTGGTATGCCATAGCAGATATTCAGCAAATAGATTCGCCTTCGGTTGTGCTGTACGAAAGTCATCTGGATCACAACCTGCGGCAAATGTTGAAAATGGTTAATAACGATACAGGCCGGTTGCGGCCACACCTGAAAACCAATAAAATGCCTGAAGTGGTACGGCGCATGATGGGATTCGGTATGAAAAACTTCAAGACTTCCACGATAGCCGAGGCAGAAATGGCTGCAAAAGAAAGCGCCGAAAGCGTTTTGATCGCCCATCAGCTGGTAGGCCCTAAAATTAACCGTTTTTTCGACCTTATACATCGTTTTCCGGCTACGGATTTTTATACTATTGTTGACAATCCTTACTCAGCAGATATGCTGAACACGAAAGCTTCTGCTGCGGGGAAGGAGGTACCGGTTTATATAGATATCAATAACGGGATGAACCGGTCGGGGACAGAACCCGGTCCGGGAATAGTTAAACTTGCAGATAGAATAAAAGAGTGTAAGTTTCTTAAATTAAACGGACTACATGTATATGACGGACATCACAGGGATACGGATTACACGGTGAGGAAAGAAAAGCTGGAAAGAGGGTTCCGGGATGTTCAGGACATCTACGATGAACTGAAACAGTCTTATCCGCACCTGCAGCTCGTTTCCGGGGGAACACCTGCTTTTACCACCCACAGGCTGGCTGAGGACAGGATTTGCAGTCCCGGTACCTGTGTGTTCTGGGATTGGGGATATGATGAAAAACTTACCGAACAGGAGTTTAAATTTGCAGTACTGCTGGTAAGCCGCGTTATTTCCAAACCTGCACGGGGAATCGTTACCATTGACCTGGGACATAAAGCCGTAGCGGCTGAAAACCCGGTGGACCGCAGGGTGAAATTTTTAAACCTTAGCGGATATGAATTGCTTTCCCAAAGTGAAGAGCACGGTGTCCTGAAGGTGAAGGACTGGGAAAATATCCGGGTAGGGGACGTATTGTATGGTGTGCCCTATCATATTTGCCCCACCATTAACCTTTACGATGAGATCCCGGTGATCGCCGAAGGCAACAAAACCGGGGTTTGGGAAATTACGGCAAGAAAGCGGCGTATAACGGTTTGA
- a CDS encoding ArsR/SmtB family transcription factor, with amino-acid sequence MRRDVFQAIADPNRRAIINLLANRKLTVNQIADNFEVSRPAISKHIKILTECGLVIIQPQGRERYCEARLRKLREVSEWIEQYRRFWNNKLDALEDFLENS; translated from the coding sequence ATGAGAAGGGACGTATTTCAGGCAATAGCAGACCCCAACAGGAGGGCCATAATCAATCTGCTTGCAAACAGGAAGCTCACTGTAAACCAGATCGCCGATAATTTTGAAGTGAGCAGGCCCGCCATATCCAAACACATCAAAATACTGACGGAATGCGGCCTTGTGATCATACAGCCACAGGGCAGGGAACGGTATTGTGAGGCCAGGCTGCGAAAATTGAGGGAAGTGTCCGAATGGATCGAACAGTACAGGAGATTCTGGAACAATAAACTGGATGCGCTCGAAGATTTTCTGGAAAACAGTTAG
- a CDS encoding VOC family protein, whose product MGPKISFITIAVTDLEKSIDFYRNVFGFPTGGIREGYEDHCLFELEDNFGLILYRRKDFLPLTAKPDQTEKSAGFILNYTAQSKKEVRQIVRSALSSGATPIGQPVDEDWGYAVNIADPDGHQWEILTSPHN is encoded by the coding sequence ATGGGGCCGAAGATCAGTTTTATCACCATTGCGGTGACCGATTTGGAAAAATCCATTGATTTTTACAGAAATGTGTTTGGCTTTCCCACCGGGGGTATCCGCGAAGGCTATGAAGACCATTGTCTGTTTGAACTTGAAGATAACTTCGGCCTGATACTTTACCGAAGGAAGGATTTTCTTCCGCTTACGGCAAAACCGGACCAAACGGAAAAATCCGCGGGGTTCATACTCAATTACACTGCGCAAAGCAAAAAGGAGGTCCGGCAAATTGTGCGGTCGGCACTGTCTTCCGGAGCCACTCCAATCGGTCAGCCGGTTGATGAAGATTGGGGCTACGCTGTGAATATTGCCGACCCTGACGGACATCAGTGGGAAATTTTAACCTCACCGCATAACTAA
- a CDS encoding SRPBCC family protein produces the protein MKNDPLIIERTLNAPVEKVWKALTDKDHMKQWYFDLAEFHPEVGFEFQFKAGKDEKKYLHLCKITEVIENEKLSYSWRYDGYEGNSHVIFELFPEGSRTRIKLTHEGLETFPESNPDLAKENFVQGWTYFIGTALPNFVEHT, from the coding sequence ATGAAAAACGATCCGTTAATCATTGAACGAACATTGAACGCCCCCGTAGAAAAGGTCTGGAAAGCCCTTACCGACAAAGATCATATGAAACAATGGTACTTCGACCTTGCCGAGTTTCATCCGGAAGTGGGATTCGAATTTCAGTTTAAGGCCGGAAAAGACGAGAAAAAATACCTTCACCTCTGCAAGATCACTGAAGTTATAGAAAACGAAAAGCTGTCCTACTCCTGGCGTTACGACGGTTATGAAGGGAATTCCCATGTCATTTTCGAATTGTTTCCGGAGGGCAGTCGAACCCGGATAAAACTCACACATGAAGGCCTCGAAACTTTCCCCGAGAGCAATCCCGACCTTGCCAAAGAAAATTTTGTACAGGGATGGACATACTTTATAGGTACTGCGCTCCCCAATTTTGTAGAGCATACATAA
- a CDS encoding SRPBCC family protein yields the protein MAKNNSKCVEAQMLIRRPPAAVFEAFVNPEITRNFWFTRGSGKLEPGKSVTWEWEMYNLSTTVFVEEISENEKISIRWDSPPTTVDFEFTPFEDNATYVVIKNYGFKEKGDELLNTIKDSTGGFTTVLDGLKAYLEYGIHLNLIGDKFPEKNVRYNR from the coding sequence ATGGCAAAAAACAATTCGAAATGCGTAGAAGCCCAAATGCTTATCCGGAGACCACCGGCCGCTGTTTTCGAAGCATTTGTCAACCCGGAAATAACCCGGAATTTCTGGTTCACCAGGGGGAGTGGTAAACTTGAGCCCGGAAAATCCGTGACCTGGGAGTGGGAAATGTACAACCTTTCCACAACGGTTTTTGTAGAGGAAATATCGGAAAATGAGAAAATCTCCATACGGTGGGACTCCCCTCCCACCACCGTGGATTTTGAATTCACGCCTTTTGAGGACAATGCCACATATGTGGTGATAAAGAACTACGGGTTTAAAGAGAAGGGCGACGAACTACTGAATACCATTAAAGATTCCACCGGCGGATTCACTACCGTTCTGGACGGATTAAAGGCATATCTGGAATACGGTATCCACCTGAACCTTATAGGCGATAAGTTTCCCGAAAAGAATGTACGGTACAACCGGTAA
- a CDS encoding AMP-dependent synthetase/ligase → MTEVTRIFDIPRYQLEKYNLEDALVTKQNGKWEATSSAGYVEKADAMSRGLLKLGLKENDKIAIISSTNRTEWHLLDIGVLQTGAQTVPVYPTISEDDYEYVLNHSEAIYCFVSDEEVLDKVRAIKARVPALKEVYSFDRIKGIKHWTEILEAGRKDEANREELERRKDAIKPGDLATLIYTSGTTGRPKGVMLSHNNIISDVLGSAERVPLDAGNSKALSFLPICHIFERMVVYLYQYYGISVYFAESIDKMADNLKEVKPNVMTVVPRLLEKVYDKIYAKGTELTGIKKKLFFWALQLGEKYQPYKANGWWYEFRLGIARKLIFSKWQEGLGGNLDIMVSGSAALQPRLARVFAAAGIPVMEGYGLTETSPVIAVNCQKDRKWKIGTVGKVIPNVEVKIAEDGEILCKGPNVMMGYYKDPEKTAAVMTDGYFHTGDIGELDEEGFLKITDRKKEMFKTSGGKYIAPQLMENEIKQSRFIEQIMVIGEGEKLPAAFVQPNFDFIKKWAARKKIDIGKTNPEIVENPEVIARYNEEIALYNKKFGHWEQIKKFELTPDVWSVESGHLTPTLKLKRKVIQEKYKDLYNKIYNRESENGSRK, encoded by the coding sequence ATGACCGAAGTTACCCGTATTTTTGATATCCCCCGTTACCAACTGGAAAAATACAATCTTGAAGATGCTTTAGTGACCAAACAGAATGGCAAATGGGAAGCAACTTCCAGTGCCGGCTACGTTGAAAAAGCGGATGCCATGAGCAGGGGGCTCCTGAAGCTCGGTCTGAAGGAAAACGATAAAATAGCCATTATATCGTCAACCAACCGTACGGAATGGCACCTTCTGGATATAGGAGTACTTCAGACGGGGGCGCAGACCGTTCCTGTTTATCCGACCATTTCCGAAGACGATTACGAATATGTCCTCAATCATTCCGAAGCTATTTATTGCTTTGTTTCCGACGAAGAAGTGCTGGACAAGGTCAGGGCCATAAAAGCCAGGGTCCCCGCACTGAAAGAAGTGTATTCCTTCGACAGGATAAAAGGCATAAAACACTGGACGGAAATCCTGGAAGCGGGAAGAAAAGACGAAGCCAACCGGGAAGAGCTGGAAAGACGGAAAGATGCCATAAAACCCGGAGACCTGGCCACACTGATTTACACTTCGGGAACTACCGGAAGGCCGAAAGGTGTGATGCTCTCCCATAACAATATTATCTCTGATGTACTGGGCAGCGCCGAAAGAGTTCCCCTGGATGCCGGAAATTCCAAAGCATTGAGTTTCCTCCCCATATGCCATATCTTTGAACGTATGGTGGTCTATCTCTATCAGTATTACGGTATATCCGTTTATTTTGCTGAGTCCATAGACAAAATGGCGGACAATCTCAAGGAAGTGAAACCCAATGTCATGACCGTAGTCCCCCGGCTGCTGGAAAAAGTGTACGACAAGATCTACGCCAAGGGAACGGAACTCACCGGAATAAAGAAAAAACTGTTTTTCTGGGCCCTGCAACTCGGGGAAAAATACCAGCCGTACAAGGCCAACGGATGGTGGTATGAATTTCGACTGGGCATTGCCCGCAAATTAATATTCAGTAAATGGCAGGAAGGCCTCGGAGGGAACCTGGACATTATGGTTTCCGGAAGTGCCGCCCTGCAACCGCGCCTCGCCCGGGTATTTGCCGCGGCGGGAATCCCGGTCATGGAAGGTTACGGGCTCACGGAAACCTCTCCGGTAATTGCCGTAAACTGCCAGAAAGACCGCAAATGGAAAATAGGTACCGTAGGAAAGGTTATCCCCAATGTAGAGGTAAAAATAGCGGAAGACGGTGAAATACTCTGCAAAGGCCCCAATGTGATGATGGGCTATTACAAAGACCCGGAAAAAACGGCAGCCGTAATGACCGACGGCTATTTTCATACCGGGGATATCGGCGAATTGGATGAGGAAGGCTTTTTGAAGATCACCGACCGGAAAAAGGAAATGTTCAAGACTTCCGGAGGAAAATATATCGCACCGCAGCTCATGGAAAATGAAATAAAGCAATCCCGCTTTATCGAACAGATCATGGTTATCGGGGAGGGCGAAAAATTACCTGCTGCCTTTGTTCAGCCCAATTTCGACTTTATCAAAAAATGGGCGGCCCGGAAAAAAATTGATATCGGGAAGACCAACCCGGAAATCGTGGAAAACCCGGAGGTTATTGCCCGTTATAATGAAGAAATAGCATTGTATAATAAAAAATTCGGTCACTGGGAACAGATCAAGAAATTTGAACTGACCCCCGATGTCTGGTCCGTGGAAAGCGGACACCTGACCCCTACACTGAAACTGAAAAGAAAAGTGATCCAGGAAAAATATAAAGACCTGTATAACAAGATATACAATCGCGAAAGTGAAAACGGGTCCCGGAAATAA
- a CDS encoding alpha-L-fucosidase, with protein MKNIRSQFLFALVACMSFLTSYGQGNEKLSDAVDDRKMEWFADAKLGIFIHWGIYAVKGIDESWSFYNGKIAHKDYMKQLEGFTAGKYDPASWAALIKESGAQYAVLTSRHHDGVALWDSKQGVNTVKDTPAKRDLVTPFAAALRDNDIKVGMYYSLSNWSHNDYDEFTREEKRYDIKEEPKRWERYKKYMFGQIGEIAENFNPDLWWFDGDWEHSAEEWEAPRIRELLLKKNPNTIINSRLQGYGDYSTPEQGTPIFNPPAEYWELCLTMNGSWGYQPLDTAYKTPYEVIRIFADMISMGGNLLLDIGPKANGEIPGEQVHILKELGKWLKKHKEAVYATRKGIDLHYFYGPTTLSKDRKTLYLFVPGSPQKELVLKGIKNKITSVSVVGTGEKLEFNTKGAIDWAKYPGISYIKVPNRVIDPYMTVLKVTLDSPLELFNKYGPQKEGDKQEESH; from the coding sequence ATGAAAAATATCAGATCGCAATTCCTGTTCGCCCTTGTGGCATGTATGTCTTTTTTGACTTCTTACGGACAAGGAAATGAAAAGTTGTCGGATGCCGTGGACGACCGGAAAATGGAATGGTTTGCAGATGCCAAACTCGGAATATTTATTCACTGGGGGATTTATGCAGTGAAAGGTATTGACGAATCCTGGTCCTTTTACAACGGAAAAATAGCGCATAAAGATTATATGAAGCAGCTGGAGGGGTTTACGGCCGGTAAATACGATCCTGCTTCCTGGGCGGCACTTATCAAGGAAAGCGGGGCGCAATATGCCGTGCTCACTTCACGCCATCACGACGGGGTGGCCCTGTGGGACAGTAAACAGGGGGTGAATACGGTAAAAGACACCCCGGCCAAACGCGACCTGGTCACCCCTTTTGCAGCGGCCCTCAGGGACAACGATATAAAAGTCGGGATGTATTATTCGCTTTCCAACTGGTCGCATAATGATTACGATGAATTTACCCGGGAGGAAAAACGCTACGATATCAAGGAAGAACCCAAACGGTGGGAGCGGTATAAAAAATACATGTTCGGACAGATAGGGGAGATTGCCGAAAACTTTAATCCCGATCTGTGGTGGTTTGACGGGGACTGGGAGCACAGTGCGGAAGAATGGGAGGCCCCGCGTATCCGGGAACTTTTACTGAAAAAGAACCCGAATACCATTATCAACTCCCGCTTACAGGGGTATGGCGATTATTCCACACCGGAGCAGGGCACACCGATATTCAACCCGCCTGCCGAATACTGGGAACTTTGCCTTACCATGAACGGGAGCTGGGGATATCAGCCACTGGACACGGCATACAAAACACCTTATGAAGTGATCCGGATCTTTGCGGACATGATCAGTATGGGAGGTAACCTGTTGCTGGATATAGGCCCCAAGGCCAACGGTGAAATCCCCGGGGAGCAGGTACATATTCTCAAAGAACTGGGCAAATGGCTTAAAAAGCACAAAGAAGCGGTTTATGCTACCCGGAAGGGAATAGACCTGCATTACTTTTACGGACCAACAACCTTGTCGAAGGACAGGAAAACCCTTTATCTTTTTGTGCCGGGATCGCCGCAAAAAGAACTGGTATTGAAAGGAATTAAGAACAAGATCACCTCCGTTAGTGTGGTTGGAACCGGCGAAAAGCTCGAATTTAACACCAAGGGGGCAATAGATTGGGCCAAATACCCCGGGATTTCCTATATCAAAGTGCCCAACCGGGTTATCGATCCGTACATGACCGTGCTGAAAGTGACACTGGACAGTCCGCTGGAACTGTTTAATAAATACGGACCGCAAAAGGAGGGAGACAAGCAAGAGGAAAGTCATTAG
- a CDS encoding MarR family winged helix-turn-helix transcriptional regulator: protein MKDKTIDYALRATWQAVARMYNEEAGKYDTTMATGFTLLSIDREKGTPSTSLGPKMGMEATSLSRILKNMEAKGLIERKPNPQDGRSVLICLTDLGREKRELSKAVVLRFNEVIKDSISEEKLRDFFEVIEAINNLIVEKKIYKP from the coding sequence ATGAAAGATAAGACAATAGATTATGCTTTAAGGGCAACCTGGCAGGCCGTCGCCAGAATGTATAATGAGGAAGCCGGCAAGTATGACACAACAATGGCCACGGGCTTTACCCTGCTGAGCATTGACCGGGAAAAGGGAACCCCTTCCACTTCGCTCGGACCGAAAATGGGAATGGAAGCCACCAGCCTTTCCAGGATATTGAAAAATATGGAGGCAAAAGGGCTCATTGAACGAAAGCCCAATCCCCAGGACGGCAGGAGCGTACTTATATGCCTTACGGATCTGGGGCGGGAAAAGCGGGAACTTTCAAAGGCCGTAGTGTTAAGATTTAATGAGGTTATAAAGGATAGTATTTCAGAAGAAAAACTCCGGGACTTTTTTGAAGTGATCGAAGCCATCAATAACCTTATTGTTGAAAAAAAAATATACAAACCCTGA
- a CDS encoding 3-hydroxyacyl-CoA dehydrogenase/enoyl-CoA hydratase family protein yields the protein MKRNIKKVAVIGSGIMGSGIACHFANIGVEVLLLDIVPRELTDKEKQKKLSLEDKVVRNRIVNDNLASALKSNPSPVYHKKFAGRIATGNLEDNISEITDADWIIEVVVERLDIKKKVFEQIEQHRTPGTLVTSNTSGIPIHFMSEGRSEDFQQHFCGTHFFNPARYLKLFEIIPGPKTSDEVLDFLNNYGDKFLGKTSVVAKDTPAFIGNRIGIFGIMSLFHQVKEMELTIEEVDKLTGPVIGRPKSATFRTVDVVGLDTLVHVANGLYENCPDDEAHELFKLPGFINTMMENKWLGSKTGQGFYKKIKDKDGKSEILSLDLDTMEYRPRKKAAFATLELTKTIDRPIDRFKVLVDGKDKAGDFYRKNFSAMFAYVSNRIPEITEDLYKIDDAMKAGFGWENGPFEIWDAIGVEKGLEIMKAEGHAPAAWVNEMLSSGNDSFYTVKEGATCFYDIPSKSQKKVPGQDAFIILNNIRESKKVWNNSEAVIEDLGDGILNLEFQSKMNTIGGGVLQGINKAIDLAEKEYAGLVIGNQDANFSVGANLGMIFMMAVEQEYDELNMAIKMFQDTMMRVRYSAIPVVVAPHGMTLGGGCEMSMHADKVVAAAETYIGLVEFGVGVIPGGGGSKEMTLRAADTFKKDDVELNVLREYFLTIGMAKVATSAYEAYDFGILQKGKDSIVVNKDRQIAEAKKHALLLAEAGYTQPIHRKDVKVLGKQALGMFLVGTDSMYAGKYISEHDKKIANKLAYVMAGGDLSEATHVSEQYLLDLEREAFLSLCTERKTLERIQHMLKTGKPLRN from the coding sequence ATGAAACGCAACATTAAAAAGGTAGCAGTCATTGGTTCCGGGATCATGGGAAGCGGTATTGCCTGCCATTTTGCCAATATCGGTGTTGAGGTTTTACTCCTCGATATTGTCCCCCGCGAACTGACGGACAAGGAAAAACAAAAAAAGCTGAGCCTGGAAGATAAAGTGGTGAGAAACCGGATTGTCAACGACAACCTGGCTTCGGCATTAAAATCAAACCCCTCTCCTGTTTACCACAAAAAATTTGCAGGCCGGATAGCAACAGGGAATCTCGAAGACAATATTTCGGAAATTACCGACGCCGACTGGATCATTGAAGTGGTTGTGGAACGGCTGGACATCAAGAAAAAGGTTTTTGAACAGATCGAACAGCACCGTACTCCGGGAACCCTCGTTACTTCCAATACGTCGGGGATTCCGATTCACTTTATGAGCGAAGGTCGCAGTGAAGATTTTCAACAGCACTTTTGCGGCACCCACTTTTTCAACCCGGCGCGGTATCTGAAACTCTTCGAGATTATTCCGGGACCGAAAACTTCCGATGAAGTACTGGACTTCCTGAACAATTACGGTGATAAATTCCTGGGCAAGACCTCGGTAGTGGCCAAAGATACCCCGGCATTTATAGGAAACCGCATCGGTATTTTCGGGATCATGAGCCTCTTTCACCAGGTGAAGGAAATGGAACTTACCATCGAAGAAGTGGACAAACTTACCGGGCCGGTCATAGGCCGCCCCAAATCCGCTACTTTCCGCACCGTAGATGTCGTAGGACTGGATACTCTTGTGCACGTGGCCAACGGTTTGTATGAAAATTGCCCGGACGACGAAGCCCACGAACTTTTTAAACTTCCCGGCTTCATCAATACCATGATGGAAAACAAATGGCTGGGCAGTAAAACGGGACAAGGGTTCTATAAAAAAATAAAAGACAAGGACGGAAAGAGTGAAATATTGTCGCTCGACCTGGACACGATGGAATACCGCCCGCGTAAAAAAGCCGCTTTCGCCACTCTTGAACTCACCAAGACCATAGACCGCCCTATTGACCGGTTTAAGGTGCTTGTTGACGGTAAAGACAAGGCCGGCGATTTTTACCGGAAAAACTTCTCGGCCATGTTTGCCTATGTCTCCAACCGCATTCCGGAAATCACGGAAGACCTTTATAAAATAGACGATGCCATGAAAGCCGGTTTCGGCTGGGAAAACGGGCCGTTTGAAATATGGGACGCCATCGGGGTGGAAAAGGGACTCGAAATCATGAAAGCCGAAGGCCATGCACCTGCAGCCTGGGTAAACGAAATGCTTTCCTCCGGTAACGACAGTTTCTACACCGTTAAGGAAGGTGCTACCTGCTTCTACGACATCCCTTCCAAGTCACAGAAAAAGGTGCCCGGACAGGATGCCTTTATCATCCTGAACAACATACGTGAAAGTAAAAAAGTATGGAACAACAGCGAAGCTGTAATCGAAGACCTGGGCGACGGTATCCTTAACCTTGAATTCCAGTCCAAGATGAACACCATCGGTGGTGGGGTATTACAGGGCATTAACAAGGCGATAGACCTTGCGGAAAAGGAATATGCGGGACTGGTGATCGGTAATCAGGATGCCAATTTCTCGGTAGGTGCCAATCTCGGAATGATATTTATGATGGCCGTTGAACAGGAATACGACGAACTCAACATGGCTATAAAAATGTTCCAGGACACCATGATGCGGGTACGGTATTCGGCCATTCCCGTCGTCGTTGCCCCGCACGGCATGACCCTTGGCGGCGGATGCGAAATGAGCATGCATGCCGATAAAGTCGTTGCCGCCGCAGAGACTTATATCGGTCTGGTGGAATTCGGTGTAGGCGTTATCCCCGGCGGCGGCGGTTCCAAGGAAATGACACTGAGGGCTGCCGATACCTTCAAAAAAGACGATGTGGAACTGAACGTGCTTCGGGAGTATTTCCTGACCATCGGTATGGCAAAGGTAGCTACATCAGCTTATGAAGCTTATGATTTCGGTATCCTTCAAAAAGGAAAAGACAGTATAGTGGTTAACAAAGACCGCCAGATTGCGGAAGCCAAAAAACATGCCCTTCTTCTCGCCGAAGCAGGCTATACCCAACCCATTCACAGAAAAGATGTAAAAGTGCTGGGCAAACAGGCCCTGGGTATGTTCCTCGTGGGAACAGACAGCATGTATGCCGGAAAATACATTTCCGAACACGACAAGAAAATAGCCAACAAACTGGCTTATGTCATGGCCGGGGGCGACCTTTCTGAAGCCACGCACGTCAGCGAACAATATTTACTGGACCTGGAAAGAGAAGCTTTCCTCTCCCTCTGCACCGAGCGGAAAACACTGGAAAGGATACAGCATATGCTGAAAACAGGCAAGCCTTTAAGGAACTAA
- a CDS encoding transposase: MSEKFRNKYRIASTRAQWWDYGRNAAYFITICTAGRECFFGKIENKELKMSHVGVIADLLWFELKNHRKNVFLGEYVVMPNHFHGILILNNENRTSVVTDTINNDVDDVETGHALSLQPPSQTNGKTIGRKRFQNIGKNTVSSIIGGYKSAVSKHARRLGYDFGWQDRFHDHIIRNEKEYLRIEKYIIDNPSNWNDDRFFKS; this comes from the coding sequence ATGTCCGAAAAATTCCGAAATAAATACCGTATAGCATCTACCCGGGCACAATGGTGGGATTATGGAAGAAATGCAGCCTATTTCATTACAATATGTACCGCTGGACGGGAATGTTTTTTCGGAAAAATTGAAAACAAGGAATTAAAAATGTCTCACGTGGGCGTCATTGCCGATCTGTTGTGGTTTGAATTGAAAAACCATCGGAAAAATGTGTTTTTAGGTGAATACGTGGTAATGCCCAACCATTTTCATGGGATTTTGATTTTGAATAACGAAAACAGGACCAGCGTTGTTACCGACACAATAAACAATGATGTCGACGACGTAGAGACAGGGCATGCCCTGTCTCTGCAACCACCGTCACAAACGAACGGAAAAACCATAGGCCGGAAACGGTTTCAAAATATCGGAAAAAACACGGTTTCATCCATTATCGGCGGATACAAATCAGCCGTATCAAAACATGCCCGTCGATTAGGATACGATTTTGGATGGCAAGACAGGTTTCACGATCATATCATCAGAAATGAGAAGGAATACCTGCGCATCGAAAAATACATTATAGATAATCCTTCCAATTGGAATGACGACAGATTTTTTAAATCATAA